A section of the Buchnera aphidicola (Mindarus japonicus) genome encodes:
- the yfaE gene encoding class I ribonucleotide reductase maintenance protein YfaE produces MFNKRIVLINKSKKIYVNKKNISLLKTLLINNINIEYQCQKGYCGTCRVILIKGKILYQDCIPLAFLRPKEILPCCCIIYSNVEIKI; encoded by the coding sequence ATGTTTAATAAACGAATTGTATTAATAAATAAAAGTAAAAAAATTTATGTCAATAAAAAAAATATTTCTTTATTAAAAACATTACTTATTAATAATATTAATATTGAATATCAATGTCAAAAAGGATACTGCGGTACATGCCGAGTTATACTTATAAAAGGTAAAATTTTATATCAAGATTGTATTCCATTAGCTTTTTTAAGACCAAAAGAAATACTACCTTGTTGTTGTATTATTTATAGTAATGTAGAAATAAAAATTTAA
- the nrdA gene encoding class 1a ribonucleoside-diphosphate reductase subunit alpha: protein MNSNLLVTKRDGQKEVLNLDKIHKVLNWASKGLHNISISQVELRSRIQFYNGIKTIHIHETIIKAAADLISKEVPDYQYMAARLSIFHLRKKAYGKFTPPKLYQHVKKNVVLKKYDKHLLNEFSKKEYQIMNTFINHNRDMNFSYAAVKQLEGKYLVQNRVTGEIYESPQFLYILISACLFSKYSQKNRLDYIKKFYDAISTFRISLPTPIMAGVRTPTRQFSSCVLIECADNLDSINATASSIVKYVSQRAGIGINVGQIRAVGSPIRGGEAFHTGCIPFYKYFQTAVKSCSQGGVRGGAATLFYPIWHLEVENLLVLKNNRGIEDNRVRHVDYAIQINKLLYQRLLSRKKISLFSPSDVPLLYDCFFSDQEKFEELYTKYEKDKKIKKKEIKSIDLFSLLMQERTSTGRIYIQNVDHCNTHSSFNPKIAPIRQSNLCLEITLPTKPLSNILDENGEIALCTLSALNLGKIKNIKELNELSNLIVRALDALLDYQEYPIISAKIGALGRRAIGVGVTNFAYYLAKNNVKYSDGSANKLTHQTFEAIQYYLLNASCDLAKEKGTCSLYNETKYSLGILPIDTYKNEIDVICNEPLHLNWEFLRKKISKYGLRNSTLSAIMPSETSSQISNATNGIEPPRGFISIKASKDGMLKQVVPEYKKLKSKYELLWNIPDNIGYLKLVGIMQKFVDQSISTNTNYDPSKFPDGKIPMKLLLKDLLTAYKLGIKTLYYQNTREGNINKTNNFTYCIQQENCESGACNL, encoded by the coding sequence ATGAATTCAAATCTGTTGGTTACTAAAAGAGATGGTCAAAAAGAAGTTCTTAATTTAGATAAAATTCATAAAGTATTGAATTGGGCTTCAAAAGGATTGCATAACATTTCAATTTCCCAAGTGGAATTACGTTCCAGAATTCAATTCTATAACGGAATTAAAACAATTCATATTCATGAAACAATTATTAAAGCAGCAGCAGATCTAATTTCTAAAGAGGTTCCTGATTATCAATACATGGCTGCTAGATTATCTATTTTCCATCTTCGAAAAAAAGCATATGGAAAATTTACCCCACCTAAATTATATCAACATGTAAAAAAAAATGTTGTATTAAAAAAATACGATAAACATTTATTAAATGAATTTTCTAAAAAAGAATATCAAATTATGAATACATTTATCAATCATAATAGAGATATGAATTTTTCTTATGCAGCAGTAAAACAATTAGAAGGAAAATATTTAGTTCAAAATCGAGTTACAGGAGAAATATATGAAAGCCCTCAATTTTTATATATTCTTATTTCAGCATGTTTGTTTTCAAAATATTCTCAAAAAAATAGATTAGATTATATTAAAAAATTTTATGATGCTATTTCCACTTTTAGAATTTCGTTACCAACACCTATTATGGCAGGCGTAAGAACCCCCACTAGACAATTTAGTTCATGTGTTTTAATTGAATGTGCCGATAACTTAGATTCGATTAATGCAACAGCCAGTTCAATAGTAAAATATGTTTCTCAAAGGGCTGGAATAGGTATTAATGTTGGTCAAATTCGAGCTGTTGGTAGTCCTATTAGAGGTGGAGAAGCATTTCATACTGGTTGTATACCTTTTTATAAATATTTTCAAACTGCAGTTAAATCTTGCTCTCAAGGAGGTGTTAGAGGAGGAGCGGCTACTCTATTTTATCCTATTTGGCATTTAGAAGTAGAAAACTTATTAGTTTTAAAAAATAATCGAGGAATAGAAGATAATCGAGTAAGACATGTCGATTATGCTATACAAATCAATAAACTATTATATCAGAGACTGTTATCTCGAAAAAAAATTAGTTTATTTAGCCCTTCTGACGTTCCTTTGTTATATGATTGTTTTTTTTCTGATCAAGAAAAGTTTGAAGAACTATATACAAAATATGAAAAAGATAAGAAAATTAAAAAAAAAGAAATTAAATCTATAGATTTATTTTCTTTACTAATGCAAGAAAGAACATCTACAGGAAGAATTTATATACAAAACGTAGATCATTGTAATACTCATAGCTCCTTCAATCCAAAAATTGCTCCTATTAGACAATCTAATTTATGTTTAGAAATAACTTTACCTACTAAACCATTATCTAATATTTTGGATGAAAATGGAGAAATAGCATTATGCACTTTATCAGCATTAAATTTAGGAAAAATTAAAAATATTAAAGAATTAAATGAATTATCTAATTTAATTGTACGTGCCCTTGATGCTTTATTAGATTATCAAGAATATCCCATAATTAGTGCTAAAATTGGTGCATTAGGAAGAAGAGCCATTGGAGTAGGAGTTACCAATTTCGCTTATTATCTAGCAAAGAATAATGTTAAATATTCTGATGGAAGCGCTAATAAATTAACACATCAAACATTTGAGGCAATTCAATATTATTTATTAAATGCATCTTGTGACCTTGCAAAAGAAAAAGGAACTTGTTCATTATACAATGAAACAAAATATTCGTTAGGTATACTTCCAATTGATACTTATAAAAATGAAATTGATGTAATATGTAATGAACCGTTACACTTAAATTGGGAATTTTTAAGAAAAAAAATATCAAAATATGGTTTAAGAAACTCTACATTATCTGCTATTATGCCTTCTGAAACATCTTCTCAAATATCAAATGCCACTAATGGCATAGAACCTCCTAGAGGATTTATTAGTATTAAGGCATCTAAAGATGGAATGCTTAAGCAAGTTGTTCCAGAATATAAGAAGTTAAAATCAAAATATGAATTATTATGGAATATACCTGATAATATTGGATATCTTAAGTTAGTTGGAATTATGCAGAAATTTGTAGATCAATCTATTTCAACTAATACTAACTATGATCCTTCAAAATTTCCAGATGGAAAAATTCCTATGAAATTGTTATTAAAAGATTTATTAACTGCTTATAAATTAGGAATAAAAACTTTATATTATCAAAATACTCGAGAAGGAAATATAAATAAAACAAATAATTTCACTTATTGTATTCAACAAGAAAATTGCGAAAGTGGAGCATGTAATTTATAA
- the nrdB gene encoding class Ia ribonucleoside-diphosphate reductase subunit beta — MTYTTFSKKKNDPLQEPMFFGQSVNISRYDQQKYIIFEKLIEKQLSFFWRPEEIDLSKDRIDFNNLPKHEKHIFLSNLKYQTLLDSIQGRSPNIAFLPVVSIPELETWIETWSFSETIHSRSYTHIIRNITNDPSIIFEDIITNQSISNRAKDISFYYDDFIQYTSYWHLLGEGVQSINNQKKNVNLNSLKKKLYLCLMSVNALEAIRFYVSFACSFAFAEREIMEGNAKIIRLIARDESLHLTSTQHIINIIQNKKNNENMAHIAYECKEECFNIFLKAAEQEKKWADYLFSDGSMLGLNKEILCQYIEYITNIRMQAVGLKRPFEKRSNPIPWINQWLSSDNVQMAPQETEVSSYLVGQINSELLDDDLDSFEL; from the coding sequence ATGACATATACAACTTTTTCAAAAAAAAAAAATGATCCTTTACAAGAACCAATGTTTTTTGGACAATCAGTTAATATTTCTAGATATGATCAACAAAAATATATAATTTTTGAAAAATTAATAGAAAAACAACTTTCTTTTTTTTGGAGACCAGAAGAAATAGATTTATCCAAGGACCGAATAGATTTTAATAATTTACCAAAACATGAAAAACATATTTTTTTGAGTAATTTAAAATACCAAACTTTACTAGATTCGATCCAAGGAAGAAGCCCTAATATAGCTTTTTTACCTGTTGTTTCAATACCTGAGTTAGAAACATGGATCGAAACTTGGTCATTTTCTGAAACTATACATTCTCGATCTTATACTCATATAATTCGAAATATAACAAATGATCCTTCAATAATATTTGAAGATATTATCACTAACCAATCCATATCTAATAGAGCAAAAGATATTTCTTTTTATTATGATGATTTTATTCAATATACAAGCTACTGGCATTTATTAGGAGAGGGCGTGCAATCTATTAATAATCAAAAAAAAAACGTTAATTTAAATTCTTTAAAAAAGAAATTATATTTATGTTTAATGAGTGTAAATGCTTTAGAAGCTATTAGGTTTTATGTAAGTTTTGCTTGCTCATTTGCTTTTGCTGAAAGAGAAATTATGGAAGGAAATGCAAAAATTATTCGTTTAATAGCTAGAGATGAATCTCTACATTTAACTAGTACTCAACATATAATTAATATTATACAAAATAAAAAAAATAATGAAAATATGGCTCATATTGCTTATGAATGTAAAGAAGAATGTTTTAACATTTTTTTAAAAGCTGCTGAACAAGAAAAAAAATGGGCTGATTATCTCTTTTCAGATGGTTCTATGTTAGGATTAAATAAAGAAATTTTATGTCAATACATTGAATATATTACAAATATTAGAATGCAAGCTGTAGGCTTGAAACGACCTTTTGAAAAACGATCAAATCCTATACCTTGGATTAATCAATGGTTATCTTCTGATAATGTACAAATGGCTCCTCAAGAAACAGAAGTTAGTTCTTATCTAGTTGGTCAAATAAATTCCGAATTACTAGATGATGATCTAGATTCTTTTGAACTATAA
- a CDS encoding nucleotide exchange factor GrpE yields MKTLNKNNFNIEDINNLIKENKKIKKEIIDNFKKKILEIQKKNIDIQLRKQAEIENFKKNSKKEINVIQSEIKKEFSLKLLPVIDKVEKILNDLNLLNNKNITEGIVITLKSFLKTINKFGIKEEGKLDQKFDPNFHAKISEKKSESKKDGFITSIIKKGYTLNGKKLRKPLVEVSKN; encoded by the coding sequence ATGAAAACCTTAAATAAAAATAATTTTAATATTGAAGATATTAATAACTTAATTAAAGAAAATAAAAAAATAAAAAAAGAAATTATTGATAATTTTAAAAAAAAAATATTAGAAATACAGAAAAAAAACATTGATATTCAATTACGCAAGCAAGCTGAAATAGAAAACTTTAAAAAAAATTCTAAAAAAGAAATAAATGTTATTCAATCAGAAATAAAAAAAGAATTTTCTCTTAAATTACTTCCAGTCATAGATAAAGTAGAAAAAATATTAAATGATTTAAATTTGTTAAATAATAAAAATATCACTGAAGGAATTGTCATAACTTTAAAATCTTTTTTAAAAACAATAAATAAATTTGGAATTAAAGAAGAAGGAAAACTTGATCAAAAATTTGATCCTAATTTTCATGCTAAAATCTCCGAAAAAAAAAGCGAATCAAAAAAAGATGGGTTTATAACTTCTATCATTAAAAAAGGTTATACCTTAAACGGAAAAAAATTGAGAAAACCGTTAGTTGAAGTTTCAAAAAATTAA
- a CDS encoding Fe-Mn family superoxide dismutase: protein MSYKLPKLLYSYDSLEPYIDKETMEIHYTKHHQTYVDNVNKILNNTHYSTYSENKLIKDLDKIDIKDKESLKNNLGGHVNHSLFWLNLKLGTKLKGSLKLAIEKQFFSFENFVRLFEEVALKHFGSGWVWLINDLGKLKIVSTINQNNPLMGKEINGFLGNPIICLDIWEHAYYLKYKNKRIEYIKSFWNIVNWEEAERRFLLKNS from the coding sequence ATGAGTTATAAATTACCAAAATTATTGTATTCATATGATAGTTTAGAGCCTTATATAGATAAAGAAACAATGGAAATACACTATACTAAACATCATCAGACTTATGTAGACAATGTAAATAAAATATTAAATAATACACATTATTCAACCTATTCAGAAAATAAATTAATTAAAGATTTAGATAAAATAGATATAAAAGATAAAGAAAGTTTAAAAAATAATTTAGGCGGACATGTTAATCATAGTTTATTTTGGCTAAATTTAAAATTAGGAACTAAACTTAAAGGAAGTCTTAAATTAGCTATAGAAAAACAATTTTTCTCATTTGAAAATTTTGTTAGGTTATTTGAAGAAGTTGCTTTAAAACATTTCGGATCTGGATGGGTATGGTTAATAAATGATTTAGGAAAATTAAAAATAGTGTCTACTATAAATCAAAATAATCCTTTAATGGGAAAAGAAATTAATGGATTTTTAGGAAATCCTATAATTTGTTTAGATATATGGGAACATGCATATTATTTAAAATATAAGAATAAAAGAATAGAATATATTAAATCATTTTGGAATATTGTTAATTGGGAAGAAGCAGAACGTCGTTTTTTATTAAAAAATAGTTAA
- the rnt gene encoding ribonuclease T → MSVTQEMNALHDRFRSFYPVVIDLETAGFNPKKDAILEIAMVTLSMDEKGWLKKEKTFHFNIQPFIGSNIQSEALAFNKIDPFNPLRAAVTEKIALKKIFKVVQKGIEAKNCSRAIIVAHNANFDHNFLMAAAKRTNFETNPFHPFVTFDTAALSGLVLGQTVLAKACKIAGINFDNNQAHSALYDTTQTANLFCELVNRWKRLGGWPPITSEINVLNTKIEK, encoded by the coding sequence ATGTCTGTAACTCAAGAAATGAATGCTCTTCACGATCGATTTAGAAGTTTTTATCCTGTAGTTATAGATTTAGAAACAGCAGGATTTAATCCTAAAAAAGATGCTATATTAGAAATTGCCATGGTTACTCTATCTATGGATGAAAAAGGATGGCTGAAAAAAGAAAAGACTTTTCATTTTAACATTCAACCTTTCATCGGTTCTAATATTCAATCAGAAGCGTTGGCTTTCAATAAAATTGATCCTTTTAATCCCTTAAGAGCTGCTGTAACCGAAAAAATAGCTCTTAAAAAAATATTTAAAGTAGTTCAAAAAGGAATAGAAGCAAAGAATTGTTCGAGAGCTATCATCGTTGCTCATAATGCTAATTTTGATCATAACTTTTTAATGGCTGCTGCAAAAAGAACTAACTTTGAAACAAATCCATTCCATCCATTTGTGACATTTGATACCGCTGCATTAAGTGGATTAGTATTAGGACAAACTGTACTTGCTAAAGCTTGTAAAATAGCAGGAATAAATTTTGATAATAATCAAGCACATTCTGCATTGTATGATACTACTCAAACAGCTAATTTATTTTGTGAATTAGTTAATCGTTGGAAACGATTAGGAGGTTGGCCTCCTATAACTAGTGAAATCAACGTTCTTAACACTAAAATAGAAAAGTAA
- the ung gene encoding uracil-DNA glycosylase — protein sequence MERLFTSRKKKEYFIKLMQFISKEREKKNIFPKKKEVFKSFFLTSFKKLKVVILGQDPYHNKNQADGLAFSVPQGSKIPPSLRNILKELSFDLKKVFFTKNNGSLDHWAKQGVLLLNTILTVEENKPSSHKGIGWEKFTDLVISIISKYKKEVIFLLWGAYAQKKISRINLRKHYVLCASHPSPFSANKGFFGCKHFSKTNKILVSIGEKPIDWCILPS from the coding sequence TTGGAAAGACTTTTTACATCAAGAAAAAAAAAAGAATATTTTATAAAATTAATGCAGTTTATTTCTAAAGAAAGAGAAAAAAAAAATATCTTTCCTAAAAAAAAAGAAGTATTCAAATCGTTTTTTTTAACATCCTTTAAAAAATTAAAAGTAGTTATTTTAGGGCAAGATCCATATCATAATAAAAATCAAGCAGATGGGCTTGCTTTTTCTGTTCCTCAAGGTAGTAAAATCCCTCCTTCTTTAAGAAATATATTAAAAGAATTATCTTTTGATTTAAAAAAAGTATTTTTTACTAAAAATAATGGTTCTTTAGATCATTGGGCTAAACAAGGAGTGTTATTGTTAAACACAATTTTAACTGTAGAAGAAAATAAACCTAGTTCTCATAAAGGAATAGGATGGGAAAAATTTACTGATTTAGTAATTTCAATTATTAGTAAGTATAAAAAAGAAGTAATTTTTTTACTTTGGGGCGCGTATGCACAAAAAAAAATTTCTCGAATTAATCTACGAAAACATTATGTATTGTGTGCTTCACATCCTTCTCCTTTTTCTGCAAATAAAGGATTTTTTGGTTGTAAACATTTTTCGAAAACTAATAAGATATTAGTTTCTATAGGAGAAAAACCTATTGATTGGTGTATTCTCCCATCTTAA
- the gyrA gene encoding DNA gyrase subunit A: protein MKDLAKEIKQVDIEQELKQSYLDYAMSVIIGRALPDVRDGLKPVHRRILFAMKVLNNDWNKGYKKSARIVGDVIGKYHPHGDSSVYDALVRMAQPFSLRYMLVDGQGNFGSIDGDTAAAMRYTEVRMSKIAHELLSDLDQNTVKFIPNYDGTEVVPEILPTKIPNLLINGTSGIAVGMATNIPPHNLKEVINGCLAYLKNKNIDVSTLMEYIPGPDFPTAGVINGSSGIKEAYETGKGKIFIRAQSKIEINEKLKKKSIIIYELPYQVNKAKLIEKISELVKEKKIEGIVALRDESDKDGMRIVIETKKDSIIEIILNQLYILTSLQISFGINMVALCDGQPKTMNLKEILKQFILHRKKIVTKKCLFKLKKYQKRTHILEGLNLALININEIIKLIKSVKTPIEAKKLLISKEFLLSKKDNLHQKLKKAFKLTKKNNEIKNSKVFFTEKQIQAVLELRLQKLTSLEQKKIFEEHYNLTKKIKSINLILEKPEKLTNIIKKELINIQESFNDKRKTIIYKNHKNINIEDIITQEKVIVTLSHSGYVKYQPISDYEAQKRGGKGKLAARIKEEDFIEILLIANTHDTILCFSSTGILYWMKVYQLPETSRHARGRPIINILPLSSKERITAILPVSNYKDNINVFMATLKGIVKKTSLKEFSKPRNSGIIAVNLKKEDELIGAALTNGKDNIMLFTASGKIVHFSEQFVRKMGRTASGVKGIKIKNEDHIVSLIVPKGKGNILMVTKNGYGKRTKISDFPIKSRSTKGIIAIKITKKNGAMIAAIQVSENDQIMMITNAGTLVRTRVSEISNLKRNTQGVILIRTNKQEKVVALQRIDESFYKI, encoded by the coding sequence ATGAAAGACCTTGCTAAAGAAATTAAACAGGTCGATATTGAACAAGAACTAAAACAATCATATTTAGATTATGCAATGTCTGTAATAATTGGACGAGCTCTACCTGATGTTAGAGACGGGCTAAAACCAGTTCATAGAAGAATATTATTTGCTATGAAAGTTTTAAATAACGACTGGAATAAAGGCTATAAAAAATCAGCTAGAATTGTTGGAGATGTAATAGGAAAATATCATCCTCATGGAGATTCTTCTGTTTATGATGCTTTAGTCCGAATGGCACAACCATTTTCTTTAAGATATATGTTAGTTGATGGACAAGGAAATTTTGGTTCAATCGATGGTGATACTGCTGCTGCCATGCGTTATACTGAAGTTAGAATGTCAAAAATTGCTCATGAACTTTTAAGCGACTTAGATCAAAATACTGTTAAATTTATTCCCAATTACGATGGAACAGAAGTTGTCCCGGAAATTTTACCCACTAAAATACCAAACTTGTTAATTAACGGAACATCTGGGATCGCTGTAGGAATGGCTACTAATATTCCTCCACATAATTTAAAAGAAGTTATTAACGGTTGTTTAGCCTATCTTAAAAATAAGAATATTGATGTAAGCACTTTAATGGAATACATACCTGGACCTGACTTTCCTACAGCAGGTGTTATAAATGGTTCTTCGGGTATAAAAGAAGCGTATGAAACTGGAAAGGGAAAAATTTTTATTCGTGCTCAGAGTAAAATTGAAATTAACGAAAAATTAAAAAAAAAATCTATTATTATTTATGAATTACCTTATCAAGTTAACAAAGCAAAGTTAATTGAAAAAATATCAGAATTAGTAAAAGAAAAGAAAATAGAGGGAATCGTTGCCTTAAGAGATGAATCAGACAAAGATGGAATGAGAATTGTTATTGAGACTAAAAAAGATTCAATTATAGAAATTATTCTAAATCAATTATATATTTTGACATCTTTGCAAATTTCTTTTGGAATTAATATGGTTGCACTATGCGACGGGCAACCGAAAACAATGAATTTAAAAGAAATTTTAAAACAATTTATTCTCCATAGAAAAAAAATAGTTACAAAAAAATGTTTATTTAAATTAAAAAAATATCAAAAAAGAACTCATATTTTAGAAGGATTAAATTTAGCACTAATTAATATTAATGAAATAATTAAATTAATTAAAAGCGTAAAAACACCAATAGAAGCAAAAAAACTATTAATTTCAAAAGAATTCTTATTATCTAAAAAAGATAATCTTCATCAAAAATTAAAAAAAGCATTCAAACTAACTAAAAAAAATAATGAAATTAAAAATTCAAAAGTTTTTTTTACTGAAAAACAAATTCAAGCAGTTTTAGAACTTCGTTTGCAGAAATTAACTTCTTTAGAACAAAAAAAAATTTTTGAAGAGCATTATAATTTAACAAAAAAAATAAAATCAATAAATCTTATTTTAGAAAAACCAGAAAAATTAACTAATATAATAAAAAAAGAGTTAATTAATATTCAGGAATCTTTTAATGATAAAAGAAAAACAATTATTTATAAAAATCATAAAAATATAAATATTGAAGATATTATCACTCAAGAAAAGGTAATTGTTACTCTTTCACATTCTGGATATGTAAAATATCAACCTATTTCCGATTATGAAGCACAAAAAAGAGGTGGAAAGGGAAAATTAGCTGCCCGCATTAAAGAGGAAGATTTCATTGAAATTTTGTTAATAGCAAATACACACGATACAATTTTATGTTTTTCTAGTACAGGAATATTATATTGGATGAAAGTATATCAACTTCCTGAAACTAGCAGACATGCTCGAGGAAGGCCTATAATAAATATTTTACCCTTAAGTTCAAAAGAAAGGATAACTGCAATTTTACCAGTTTCTAACTATAAAGATAATATTAATGTATTTATGGCTACTCTTAAAGGAATAGTAAAAAAAACTTCCCTAAAAGAATTTAGCAAACCTAGAAACTCAGGAATTATTGCTGTAAACTTAAAAAAAGAGGATGAACTTATAGGAGCTGCTTTAACTAATGGAAAAGATAACATTATGTTATTTACTGCTTCTGGAAAAATTGTTCATTTTTCTGAACAATTTGTTCGTAAAATGGGTAGAACTGCATCAGGCGTTAAAGGAATTAAAATTAAAAACGAAGATCACATCGTTTCTTTAATTGTTCCTAAAGGAAAGGGAAATATTCTTATGGTAACAAAAAACGGATATGGAAAAAGAACCAAAATTTCTGATTTTCCAATAAAATCACGTTCTACAAAAGGTATCATAGCTATAAAAATTACAAAAAAAAATGGAGCAATGATTGCAGCTATTCAAGTTTCTGAAAATGATCAAATTATGATGATCACCAATGCAGGAACACTTGTTAGAACTAGAGTTTCAGAGATTAGTAATCTAAAGAGAAATACTCAAGGAGTAATTTTGATTCGAACAAACAAACAGGAAAAGGTAGTTGCTTTACAAAGAATTGATGAGTCTTTTTATAAAATCTAA
- a CDS encoding peroxiredoxin C has product MVLVSLPAPNFIAPAILKNDEIIENFNFQNYVSGKITVLFFWPMDFTFVCPSEIIAFNNLYDSFKKRKVELIGVSIDSVFVHNAWRKTPVNEGGIGNIKFIMVSDVKQEIQKSYGIVHPTLGVALRASFLIDKKFCVRHQVVNDLPLGRNVKEMIRTIDALQFHEINGEVCPANWKKGKSAMTPSPDGVRNYFQNHLEDL; this is encoded by the coding sequence ATGGTTTTAGTAAGCTTACCAGCACCGAATTTTATTGCTCCAGCAATTTTAAAAAATGATGAAATAATTGAAAATTTTAATTTTCAAAATTACGTTTCTGGTAAAATAACAGTATTGTTTTTTTGGCCTATGGATTTTACTTTTGTATGTCCTTCTGAAATTATTGCATTTAACAATCTATATGACTCTTTTAAAAAAAGAAAAGTCGAATTAATTGGTGTTTCAATAGATTCTGTTTTTGTACATAATGCATGGAGAAAAACTCCTGTTAATGAAGGTGGAATTGGTAATATAAAATTCATTATGGTTTCAGATGTAAAACAAGAAATACAAAAATCTTATGGAATAGTACATCCTACTCTTGGAGTAGCATTAAGAGCATCTTTTTTAATCGATAAAAAGTTTTGTGTACGACATCAAGTTGTTAACGATCTTCCTCTAGGAAGAAATGTAAAAGAAATGATTAGAACTATAGATGCCTTACAATTTCACGAAATAAACGGGGAAGTATGTCCTGCTAATTGGAAAAAAGGAAAATCTGCAATGACACCTTCTCCTGACGGTGTTCGAAATTACTTTCAAAACCATTTAGAAGATTTATAA
- the grxD gene encoding Grx4 family monothiol glutaredoxin — protein MDAIKKIKSQIEENDIVLYMKGTPTKPSCGFSSKAAEILTKCKKKFFYVDVLENPDIRTALPEFSNWPTFPQLWVNKTLVGGCSIIVKMFESGELQNLVNNINK, from the coding sequence ATGGATGCAATTAAAAAAATTAAGTCTCAAATTGAAGAAAATGATATTGTATTATACATGAAAGGAACTCCTACTAAGCCTAGTTGTGGATTTTCTTCTAAAGCTGCAGAAATTTTAACAAAATGTAAAAAAAAATTTTTTTATGTGGATGTATTAGAAAATCCAGATATTAGAACAGCTTTACCAGAATTTTCTAATTGGCCAACTTTTCCCCAATTATGGGTTAATAAAACTTTAGTTGGAGGTTGTAGTATTATTGTAAAAATGTTTGAAAGTGGTGAATTGCAAAATTTAGTTAATAATATTAATAAATAG
- a CDS encoding DUF2076 domain-containing protein yields the protein MQKEEKILIENLFKKIKKVESQSSQKDLSAEKLIKNMLEKQPNSIYYLTQIVLIQELAIEKMNQKIQLLNDKLQKKEKENNYNSKSFLFGCFDFLKNKKDNFKKKNENFLSDTVDKQKKFSAIEKEKKDFSQSTKNIGTNSFLANALQTAVGVASGIVIGNVLTNLFQHETIKDETINDINVSESVLGPDVSSNYINNSSEEKNQDYYDVNQNYDNSEEEFLDNDDEKDRRNSHDVEKHKDYGYEENSYENDDYEDDDNFI from the coding sequence ATGCAAAAAGAAGAAAAAATATTAATTGAAAATTTGTTTAAAAAAATAAAAAAAGTAGAAAGTCAATCTAGTCAAAAAGATTTATCAGCCGAAAAGTTGATAAAAAATATGTTAGAAAAACAGCCGAATTCTATTTATTACCTAACACAAATAGTTTTAATACAGGAATTAGCTATTGAAAAAATGAATCAAAAAATACAATTATTAAATGATAAACTTCAAAAGAAAGAAAAAGAAAATAACTATAATTCTAAAAGTTTTTTGTTTGGATGTTTTGATTTTTTAAAAAATAAAAAAGATAATTTCAAGAAAAAAAATGAAAATTTTTTATCGGATACTGTAGATAAACAAAAAAAATTTTCTGCAATAGAGAAAGAGAAAAAAGATTTTTCTCAATCTACAAAAAATATAGGTACAAATAGTTTCCTTGCAAATGCCTTGCAAACAGCAGTTGGTGTTGCTAGTGGAATTGTAATAGGAAATGTTTTAACTAATTTATTTCAACACGAAACAATAAAAGATGAAACAATTAATGATATTAATGTTTCAGAATCAGTATTAGGTCCAGATGTCTCTAGTAATTATATCAATAATAGTAGTGAGGAAAAAAATCAAGATTATTATGATGTGAATCAAAATTATGATAACTCTGAAGAAGAATTTTTAGATAACGATGATGAAAAAGATAGAAGAAATAGTCATGATGTTGAAAAACATAAAGACTATGGTTATGAAGAAAATAGTTATGAAAACGATGATTATGAAGATGATGATAATTTTATTTAA